A window of Ictidomys tridecemlineatus isolate mIctTri1 chromosome 1, mIctTri1.hap1, whole genome shotgun sequence contains these coding sequences:
- the Egr1 gene encoding early growth response protein 1 — protein sequence MAAAKAEMQLMSPLQISDPFGSFPHSPTMDNYPKLEEMMLLSNGAPQFLGAAGAPEGNGSSNSSSSSGGGGGGGGGSNSSSNSSAFNPQGEPGEQPYEHLTAESFPDISLNNEKVMVETSYPSQTTRLPPITYTGRFSLEPAPNSGNTLWPEPLFSLVSGLVSMTNPPASSSSAPSPAASSSSSASQSPPLSCAVPSNDSSPIYSAAPTFPTPNTDIFPEPQSQAFPGSAGTALQYPPPAYPAAKGGFQVPMIPDYLFPQQQGDLGLGTPDQKPFQGLESRTQQPSLTPLSTIKAFATQSGSQDLKALNTTYQSQLIKPSRMRKYPNRPSKTPPHERPYACPVESCDRRFSRSDELTRHIRIHTGQKPFQCRICMRNFSRSDHLTTHIRTHTGEKPFACDICGRKFARSDERKRHTKIHLRQKDKKADKSVVASSATSSLSSYSSPVATSYPSPVTTSYPSPATTSYPSPVPTSYSSPGSSTYPSPVHSGFPSPSVATTYASVPPAFPTQVSSFPSSAVTNSFSASTGLSDMTATFSPRTIEIC from the exons ATGGCCGCGGCCAAGGCCGAGATGCAGCTGATGTCTCCGCTGCAGATCTCCGACCCGTTCGGCTCTTTTCCTCACTCGCCCACCATGGACAACTACCCCAAGCTGGAGGAGATGATGCTGCTGAGCAACGGGGCACCCCAATTTCTCGGTGCTGCCGGGGCCCCCGAGGGCAACGGCagtagcaacagcagcagcagcagcgggggcggtggaggtggagggggcggcagcaacagcagcagcaacagcagcgcCTTCAATCCTCAGGGGGAGCCAGGCGAGCAGCCGTATGAGCACCTAACCGCAG AGTCTTTTCCTGACATCTCCCTGAACAATGAGAAGGTGATGGTAGAGACAAGTTACCCCAGCCAAACCACTCGGCTGCCCCCCATCACCTACACTGGCCGCTTCTCTCTGGAGCCTGCACCCAACAGTGGCAACACCTTGTGGCCTGAGCCCCTCTTCAGTTTAGTTAGTGGCCTGGTGAGCATGACCAACCCACCGGCCTCCTCATCTTCAGCACCATCTCCAGcggcttcctcctcttcctctgcctcccagagCCCACCACTCAGCTGCGCAGTGCCATCCAATGACAGCAGTCCCATTTACTCAGCGGCACCCACCTTCCCCACGCCCAACACTGACATTTTCCCTGAGCCACAAAGCCAGGCCTTTCCGGGCTCTGCAGGCACAGCACTTCAGTACCCGCCTCCTGCCTACCCTGCTGCCAAGGGTGGCTTCCAGGTTCCCATGATCCCCGACTACCTGTTTCCACAGCAGCAAGGAGACCTGGGCCTGGGCACCCCAGATCAGAAGCCCTTCCAGGGCCTAGAGAGCCGTACCCAGCAGCCTTCACTTACTCCACTCTCCACTATAAAGGCCTTTGCCACTCAGTCAGGCTCTCAGGACTTAAAGGCCCTCAATACCACCTACCAGTCCCAGCTCATCAAACCAAGCCGCATGCGCAAGTACCCCAACCGACCCAGCAAGACGCCCCCTCACGAACGCCCTTATGCCTGCCCAGTGGAGTCTTGTGATCGCAGGTTCTCCCGTTCCGACGAGCTCACTCGCCACATCCGCATCCACACAGGCCAGAAGCCCTTCCAGTGTCGCATTTGCATGCGCAACTTCAGCCGCAGTGACCATCTTACCACTCACATTCGCACCCACACAGGCGAGAAGCCCTTTGCCTGTGACATCTGTGGGAGAAAGTTTGCCAGGAGTGACGAGCGGAAGAGGCATACCAAGATCCACTTGCGGCAGAAGGACAAGAAAGCAGACAAAAGTGTTGTGGCCTCTTCGGCcacctcctccctttcttcctactCATCCCCAGTTGCTACCTCTTACCCATCCCCTGTCACTACCTCTTACCCATCCCCTGCCACCACCTCATACCCATCTCCAGTGCCCACTTCCTACTCCTCTCCTGGCTCCTCAACCTATCCATCCCCTGTGCACAGTGGCTTCCCCTCACCCTCTGTGGCCACCACCTATGCCTCGGTTCCCCCTGCATTCCCCACCCAGGTCAGCAGCTTCCCTTCCTCGGCTGTCACCAACTCCTTCAGCGCCTCCACAGGTCTTTCGGACATGACTGCAACCTTTTCTCCCAGGACAATTGAAATTTgctga